The Rhizobium sp. BT03 genome has a window encoding:
- a CDS encoding ATP-dependent helicase, translating to MSNSFDDIPFFDEEPAEMARKPQPPAAPAGRVPAGGGIAARAMAARDGGSRPDYLAGLNPEQTEAVETLEGPVLVLAGAGTGKTRVLTTRIAHILNTGRAFPSQILAVTFTNKAAREMKERIALLVGGAVEGMPWLGTFHSIGVKLLRRHGDLVGLRSDFTILDTDDVVRLIKQLIQAEGLDDKRWPAKQFAGMIDTWKNKGLGPADIPEGDARAFANGRGRDLYFAYQARLTTLNACDFGDLLMHPIAIFRKNPDLLKEYHGRFRYILVDEYQDTNTAQYMWLRLLAQRTKGEPQNVCCVGDDDQSIYGWRGAEVDNILRFEKDFPGAKVIKLERNYRSTEHILGAAAHLIAHNEGRLGKTLFTDRSDPEDVKVQVHASWDSEEEARAIGEEIEQLQRGKHLLNDMAILVRASFQMREFEDRFVTLGLNYRVIGGPRFYERLEIRDAMAYFRLVAQASDDLAFERIINTPKRGLGDTTVRALHDYARARDIPMLAAAADIIETDELKPKARKALFDVIQSFRRWQELLENTPHTELAEQILEESGYTDMWKNDKSAEAPGRLENLKELIRSMESFESMRGFLEHVSLVMDAETNENLDAVSIMTLHSAKGLEFDTVFLPGWEEGLFPHQRSLDESGRAGLEEERRLAYVGITRAKRRCHIWFVSNRRIHGLWQSTLPSRFLDELPETHVEVAEMEQSYGGYGRGGYGQSRFDKSEPFANSYSTPGWKRAQANKTDATRDNWGSRSGHAVERIGYGESGPKGRTIDGELVAKSTSSEPSRFTLGDRVFHLKFGNGNITGIEGNKLTIEFDRAGQKRVLDGFVERV from the coding sequence ATGAGCAATAGTTTCGACGATATTCCCTTCTTCGACGAAGAGCCGGCCGAGATGGCGCGCAAGCCGCAGCCACCCGCCGCACCCGCCGGAAGAGTGCCCGCCGGCGGCGGTATTGCCGCCCGCGCCATGGCGGCCCGCGACGGTGGCAGCCGGCCGGATTATCTCGCCGGGCTGAACCCCGAGCAGACCGAAGCCGTCGAAACTCTGGAAGGCCCGGTCCTCGTGCTTGCCGGCGCCGGCACCGGCAAGACGCGCGTGCTGACGACCCGCATCGCCCATATCCTCAATACCGGCCGCGCCTTCCCCTCGCAGATCCTCGCCGTCACCTTCACCAACAAGGCCGCCCGCGAGATGAAGGAGCGCATCGCGCTGCTCGTCGGCGGCGCGGTCGAAGGCATGCCCTGGCTCGGCACCTTCCACTCGATCGGCGTCAAGCTTCTGCGCCGCCACGGCGATCTCGTCGGCCTGCGCTCCGATTTCACCATTCTCGATACCGACGACGTCGTCCGCCTGATCAAGCAACTGATCCAGGCCGAAGGCCTCGACGACAAACGCTGGCCGGCCAAGCAGTTCGCCGGCATGATCGACACCTGGAAGAACAAGGGGCTCGGCCCGGCCGATATCCCCGAGGGCGATGCCCGCGCCTTTGCCAACGGCCGCGGCCGCGATCTCTATTTCGCCTATCAGGCGCGCCTGACGACGCTGAATGCCTGCGATTTCGGCGACCTGCTGATGCATCCGATCGCGATCTTCCGCAAGAACCCGGATCTCCTGAAGGAATATCACGGCCGCTTCCGCTATATACTCGTCGACGAGTACCAGGACACCAACACCGCGCAATATATGTGGCTTCGGCTCCTTGCCCAGCGCACCAAGGGCGAGCCGCAGAACGTCTGCTGCGTCGGCGACGACGATCAGTCGATCTATGGCTGGCGCGGCGCCGAGGTCGACAACATCCTGCGCTTCGAGAAGGATTTCCCCGGCGCCAAGGTCATCAAGCTCGAGCGCAACTACCGCTCGACCGAACATATCCTCGGAGCGGCCGCCCATCTGATCGCCCATAATGAAGGGCGGCTTGGCAAGACGCTGTTCACCGACCGCTCCGATCCTGAGGACGTCAAGGTGCAGGTGCACGCCTCCTGGGATTCGGAGGAGGAAGCCCGCGCCATCGGCGAGGAGATCGAGCAGCTTCAGCGCGGCAAGCATCTGCTCAACGATATGGCGATCCTCGTTCGCGCCTCCTTCCAGATGCGCGAATTCGAAGACCGCTTCGTCACTCTCGGTCTCAATTACCGCGTCATCGGCGGCCCGCGCTTCTACGAGCGCCTCGAAATCCGCGATGCCATGGCCTATTTCCGCCTCGTCGCTCAAGCCTCCGACGACCTCGCCTTCGAGCGCATCATCAACACGCCGAAGCGCGGTCTCGGCGATACGACGGTGCGCGCCCTGCACGATTATGCGCGAGCCCGCGATATCCCGATGCTTGCGGCAGCCGCCGACATCATCGAAACGGACGAATTGAAGCCGAAGGCGCGCAAAGCCCTCTTCGACGTGATTCAATCTTTCCGCCGATGGCAGGAACTGCTTGAAAACACACCGCATACCGAACTCGCCGAGCAGATCCTCGAAGAGTCCGGCTATACCGACATGTGGAAGAACGACAAGAGCGCCGAAGCGCCCGGCCGCCTTGAGAACCTCAAGGAACTGATCCGCTCGATGGAAAGCTTCGAGTCGATGCGCGGCTTTCTCGAGCACGTCTCTCTTGTGATGGATGCCGAGACCAACGAGAACCTCGATGCCGTCTCGATCATGACGCTGCACTCGGCCAAGGGCCTGGAATTCGACACCGTCTTCCTGCCGGGCTGGGAGGAAGGCCTCTTCCCGCATCAGCGCTCGCTCGATGAAAGCGGCCGCGCCGGCCTGGAGGAGGAACGCCGCCTCGCCTATGTCGGCATCACCCGCGCCAAGCGCCGCTGCCACATCTGGTTCGTCTCCAACCGCCGCATTCACGGCCTCTGGCAATCGACCCTGCCCTCGCGTTTCCTCGACGAGCTGCCGGAGACCCATGTCGAGGTCGCCGAAATGGAACAGAGCTATGGTGGCTATGGCCGTGGCGGCTACGGCCAGTCCCGCTTCGACAAATCAGAACCCTTTGCCAATTCCTATTCCACCCCCGGCTGGAAACGCGCCCAGGCCAACAAGACCGACGCCACGCGCGACAATTGGGGCAGCCGCTCCGGCCACGCCGTCGAACGTATCGGCTATGGCGAAAGCGGCCCGAAGGGACGGACGATCGACGGCGAGCTGGTGGCAAAATCCACCTCGTCGGAACCTTCACGCTTCACCCTCGGCGACCGCGTGTTCCATTTGAAATTCGGCAACGGCAACATCACCGGCATCGAAGGCAACAAGCTGACGATCGAGTTCGACCGGGCTGGGCAGAAGCGGGTGCTGGACGGGTTCGTCGAGCGCGTCTGA
- a CDS encoding VOC family protein, with protein MTKVVSNLWFAEHAREAVEFYVSIIPDSSIGRTTILPAETPSGPPGSVELIEFTLGDQAFLAMKAGPLDSFNHSFSIAILLENQAEIDRIWDAFLANGGTPEACGWLKDRWGLSWQIVPRMLAEMVADDDRERARRVTEVMLGMVKIDVAALEKAFNG; from the coding sequence ATGACGAAGGTCGTTTCAAATCTCTGGTTCGCGGAGCACGCGCGCGAAGCCGTCGAATTCTATGTGTCCATTATCCCGGATTCCAGCATCGGCCGCACCACCATCCTTCCGGCGGAAACGCCGAGCGGGCCCCCCGGCAGCGTCGAGCTGATCGAGTTCACGCTCGGCGACCAGGCCTTCCTGGCGATGAAGGCCGGCCCGCTCGATAGTTTCAACCATTCCTTCTCGATCGCGATTCTGCTGGAAAACCAGGCCGAGATCGATCGGATATGGGACGCATTCCTCGCCAATGGCGGCACGCCGGAGGCCTGCGGCTGGCTGAAGGACCGCTGGGGCCTATCCTGGCAGATCGTGCCGCGCATGCTTGCCGAGATGGTCGCCGACGACGACCGCGAGCGGGCAAGGCGCGTGACCGAGGTGATGCTCGGCATGGTCAAGATCGATGTCGCTGCGCTGGAGAAGGCATTCAACGGCTGA